From a single Osmerus mordax isolate fOsmMor3 chromosome 6, fOsmMor3.pri, whole genome shotgun sequence genomic region:
- the ubxn11 gene encoding UBX domain-containing protein 11, whose protein sequence is MSSPLSMLRKNRRMPLPGYLDQQGGRKVPFKEDPLKEYKALLSGLPGRSDPVGPHSTATDMTATSGSKVTQKKGHSSHAPPTDFELMSSMMQKLSLLENKVKTQALDIERKEKTITVLEEKVKLLQKSGEKMRDGEEEKDLVRTCHKLQIQIWEMESFLNDYGMIWVGDNEKRDTAQQEEVGGRAQRQFSLEGGERGSLWQPDASLVGNFHMNFDLVAQSIRELNVLAGEGESFVRATPRGARLAQKACIPLVLYKNGIFMFDGPFRSYQEPSTQHCIRDLMDGYFPSELKERFPEGVPFQVLDRREEEFKERRPWAEFPGKGQAVVGPSSSPDHTHTTLSQIPGRKLSMDQFLNRLPKVVVKAGRVIDIRDSVKTSLQGSSDAADDSAVTLVDTPVLRDMKARMKLQEGDRPPSARDVATLRLRSEDGEHAFILKMRFSETIGHLRRYLDNHRGAGLPGYDIISAFPQRCYGEDCQTLQSCGLTPSAALLLRTRPCPQ, encoded by the exons ATGAGTTCTCCGCTATCAATGCTACGTAAAAACAGACGCATGCCTCTTCCTGGATATCTGGATCAACAAGG GGGAAGAAAAGTGCCATTTAAGGAAGATCCCTTGAAAG AATATAAAGCTCTGCTAAGTGGCCTGCCTGGACGATCAGATCCCGTTGGGCCTCATTCCACAGCCACTGACATGACCGCTACTtccgggtcaaaggtcacacaaAAGAAAGGCCACAGCAGTC ATGCTCCTCCGACTGACTTTGAGCTGATGTCTTCTATGATGCAAAAGCTAAGCTTACTGGAGAACAAGGTGAAGACCCAGGCACTGGACATCGAACGCAAG GAGAAGACGATTACTGTCCTTGAGGAGAAAGTCAAACTTCTTCAGAAGTCAGGAG AAAAgatgagagatggggaggaggagaaagacctTGTTAGAACTTGCCACAAACTACAGATCCAGATATGGGAAATGGAG AGCTTTCTGAATGACTATGGTATGATCTGGGTGGGGGACAATGAAAAACGTGACACCGCCCAACAAGAGGAAGTAGGGGGTCGTGCGCAGAGGCAGTTTTCattggagggtggagagaggggaagccTTTGGCAACCAG ACGCCTCTTTAGTGGGAAATTTCCACATGAACTTTGACCTTGTGGCTCAAAGCATCAGGGAGCTGAACGTCCTGGCGGGGGAGGGCGAGTCTTTTGTGAGAGCGACACCCAGAGGGGCTCGGCTGGCCCAGAAGGCCTGCATTCCTCTGGTCCTCTACAAGAACGGCATCTTCATGTTCGATGGACCTTTCCGGTCTTATCAGGAACCCAGCACTCAG CACTGCATACGAGACCTGATGGATGGATACTTCCCCTCTGAGCTGAAGGAAAGGTTTCCAGAAGGGGTGCCGTTTCAG GTCCTGgacagacgagaggaggagtTTAAAGAGAGACGGCCGTGGGCGGAGTTTCCTGGGAAGGGGCAAGCTGTGGTTGGTCCATCAAGCAGCCCggaccacacccacaccaccctctctcagATTCCTG GTAGGAAACTGAGCATGGATCAGTTCCTGAACCGGCTGCCGAAGGTGGTGGTGAAGGCTGGTAGAGTGATTGACATTCGGGACTCAGTGAAGACCAGTCTGCAG GGCTCCTCTGATGCTGCTGACGACAGTGCTGTGACCCTCGTAGACACGCCAGTGCTGCGGGATATGAAAGCGAG gatGAAGCTGCAGGAGGGTGACCGGCCTCCGTCCGCCCGCGACGTGGCCACACTGAGGCTGAGGTCAGAGGACGGGGAGCACGCGTTCATCCTGAAGATGCGCTTCTCAGAAACCATAGGTCACCTTCGCCGCTACCTAGACAACCACCG GGGGGCAGGTCTCCCAGGATATGACATCATCAGCGCATTCCCTCAGCGTTGCTACGGTGAGGACTGCCAGACGCTCCAGTCCTGTGGGCTCACGCCCAGCGCTGCCCTGCTGCTGAGGACACGCCCCTGTCCACAGTGA
- the LOC136944566 gene encoding tRNA selenocysteine 1-associated protein 1-like: MSCLWMGNLEPYMDEKFISRAFATMGELVVGVRIIRNKMNWGAAGYCFVELADEATAERCLRKVNGKPLPGATPPKRFKLNRATYGKQGETRSGLMDNKYDQQYSYNNNQYYQDYSNYYSNWGYDQNTGDYSGYNYNQYDYSNQTYEEMEEYGLEDPMAELDVIEANRQFIEESEELYEAIIDCHWPTLGSPAPAKPQ; the protein is encoded by the exons ATGAGTTGCTTGTGGATGGGCAAT TTGGAGCCCTACATGGATGAAAAGTTCATTTCTCGAGCATTTGCCACCATGGGAGAACTAGTGGTTGGAGTGAGAATTATCCGAAACAAGATGAACTG GGGTGCAGCTGGTTATTGTTTTGTAGAGCTGGCAGACGAAGCAACGGCAGAGCGGTGCCTGAGGAAAGTCAACGGAAAACCTCTACCTGGAGCGACTCCG CCTAAAAGGTTCAAGCTTAACCGTGCCACTTATGGgaaacagggagagaccag GAGTGGCTTGATGGACAACAAGTACGACCAACAGTACTCTTACAACAACAACCAATACTATCAAGATTACTCGAACTACTACTCAAACTGGGGTTATGACCAGAACACGGGCGACTACAGCGGCTACAACTATAACCAGTACGACTATAGCAACCAG ACGTACGAGGAGATGGAAGAATACGGACTGGAGG accCCATGGCAGAGCTAGACGTGATCGAGGCTAACAGACAGTTCATAGAGGAGAGCGAAGAACTATACGAAGCCATCATAGACTGCCACTGGCCCACCCTGGGGTCCCCTGCACCCGCCAAGCCACAGTAG
- the stx12l gene encoding syntaxin-12 → MSYGRTDTGRSQPRDFSNLTQICSTNIQKITQNSGQIKTMLHQMGTRQETPQVQDRLQQVQHYTNQLAKETNRHLKDLGSLPLPLSPSEQRQQKIQKERLMSDFSAALNNFQLMQRRAAEKEKESVARARAGSRVLGDGGNAEEQLVTFEKDDDWSQTQTQTEEAPITEEDLEVIKERETNIRQLESDIMDVNQIFKDLAVMIHDQGEMIDSIEANVESAEVHVDRGAAQLQRASYYQRKSRKRMCILAMVLSLVLTILGIIIWKAIE, encoded by the exons ATGTCTTACGGAAGAACAGACACCGGTCGCTCGCAGCCGCGAGACTTCAGCAACCTTACCCAGATATGCAGTACCAACATCCAAAAAATCACCCAAAACT CTGGCCAGATTAAAACGATGCTGCACCAAATGGGGACGCGACAAGAGACGCCCCAGGTGCAAGACCGGCT GCAACAGGTGCAGCACTACACAAACCAGCTGGCCAAGGAGACCAACAGACACCTGAAAGACCTGGGCTCTTtgccactgcctctctctccctcagaacaG agacagcagaagATCCAGAAGGAGCGTCTGATGAGCGACTTCTCAGCCGCGCTCAACAACTTCCAGCTAATGCAGCGCAGAGCtgcggagaaggagaaggagtctGTGGCCCGGGCCCGAGCCGGATCCCGCGTCCTG GGCGACGGTGGGAATGCTGAGGAACAGCTTGTGACGTTTGAAAA aGATGACGACTGgagccagacccagacccagaccgagGAGGCGCCCATCACTGAAGAGGACCTGGAGGTCATCAAGGAGAGGGAGACCAACATCAGGCAGCTGGAG tCCGACATCATGGACGTGAACCAGATCTTCAAGGACCTTGCAGTGATGATCCACGATCAGGGAGAGATGATAG ACAGCATCGAAGCCAACGTGGAGAGTGCAGAGGTCCACGTAGACAGAGGCGCTGCCCAGCTCCAACGAGCCTCCTACTACCAG AGGAAGTCTCGTAAGAGGATGTGCATCCTGGCCATGGTGCTGTCTCTGGTGCTCACCATCCTGGGCATCATCATCTGGAAGGCCATTGAGTAA
- the popdc3 gene encoding popeye domain-containing protein 3: MEPIAVEAENLTSGTLASHPVCTAWAEGPETSVFHLANMLLVLGFMGGSGFYGLLYLYSFLAVGFFCSSIWAWSDPCTTDTFLWSFVLFAACVGQVVHVAYRLRKVTFEKEFQDLYNYMFKKLGVSLVHFGKIVVCCEGDIHTIEKDHCFAVEGKTSIDKLSVLVSGRIRVTVNGEFLHYIYPFQFLDSPEWDSLRPSEEGIFQVTLRADNQCRYIAWRRKKLYLLFARHRYIAKIFALVVRNDIADKLYSLNDKAFDSGGIRFDLRLPSYCHVPGPELERTAAFLQVAEQ, from the exons ATGGAGCCTATAGCTGTCGAAGCAGAAAACCTGACATCGGGGACACTGGCTTCTCACCCGGTTTGCACAGCATGGGCGGAGGGCCCCGAGACTTCAGTTTTCCACCTTGCCAATATGTTACTTGTTTTGGGATTCATGGGCGGAAGTGGATTCTACGGGCTTCTCTACTTGTATAGTTTCTTGGCAGTTGGTTTCTTCTGTTCCTCGATTTGGGCATGGTCGGACCCGTGCACCACGGACACCTTTCTGTGGAGTTTTGTTCTTTTCGCAGCGTGCGTTGGTCAAGTGGTGCATGTTGCCTACCGGTTAAGGAAAGTTACTTTCGAGAAAGAGTTCCAAGACCTGTACAACTACATGTTCAAGAAACTAGGTGTATCCCTGGTCCACTTTGGGAAGATTGTCGTTTGTTGCGAAGGGGACATCCATACAATTGAAAAGGACCACTGCTTTGCCGTGGAGGGAAAGACGTCCATCGACAAGCTGTCTGTTCTCGTGTCCGGCAG AATTCGAGTGACTGTAAACGGGGAATTTTTACATTACATCTATCCTTTCCAGTTTCTCGACTCTCCAGAATGGGACTCACTCAGACCCTCAGAGGAAGGGATCTTCCAG GTAACGCTGCGCGCTGATAATCAGTGTAGGTATATTGCTTGGAGGCGGAAGAAGCTGTATCTGTTGTTTGCCAGACATCGCTACATAGCCAAGATCTTCGCTCTGGTTGTGCGGAACGATATCGCGGACAAGCTGTACTCCCTGAACGACAAGGCGTTCGACAGCGGCGGGATCCGGTTTGATCTCCGGTTACCCAGTTACTGTCACGTGCCGGGTCCAGAATTAGAACGAACAGCTGCATTCCTGCAAGTCGCAGAGCAGTGA
- the bves gene encoding blood vessel epicardial substance produces the protein MTTPSTISTLLFTSLAPLTSPGEGLGVMEVNVTSCEEWEKAHHLLFHLGNLSLLVGLVIPTTLTLHMILLRFLLMTGCCLFIAWATLYRCNLDVMVWNVVFLIVNFMHFFYLLYKRRPIKIDRELRSVYKRMFEPLHVREALFQRLTGQFCTIRTLKKGQVYAAEDKTSVDERLSILLKGKMKVSYRGHFLHNIYTNAFIDSPEFRSTQVNRGEKFQVTIMAEENCKFLCWSRERLTYFLESDSFLNEVFKYLIGKDITNKLYSLNDPTLSDKAVKQMDRQPSLCSQLSMTQMRNSLASTSDTDDVLNQILRGGSAGSSLQRSPATKASAKMKPIEEDMEDDVFETDCSSNSRYIPRTAPEEV, from the exons ATGACGacaccctccaccatctccaccctcctcttcacctccctggcCCCCCTTACCTCCCCAGGGGAGGGCCTGGGAGTGATGGAGGTCAACGTCACCTCCTGTGAGGAGTGGGAGAAGGCCCATCACTTGCTCTTCCACCTGGGGAACCTGTCTCTGCTGGTGGGGCTGGTCAtccccaccaccctgaccctgCACATGATCCTGCTGCGCTTCCTGCTGATGACAG GATGCTGTCTCTTCATCGCCTGGGCAACGCTGTACAGGTGCAACCTGGACGTGATGGTGTGGAACGTGGTGTTTCTGATCGTGAACTTCATGCACTTCTTCTACCTGCTGTACAAACGCAGACCA ATCAAGATCGACCGGGAGTTGAGGTCGGTGTACAAGCGCATGTTCGAGCCCCTCCACGTGCGCGAGGCCTTGTTCCAGCGGCTCACCGGGCAGTTCTGCACCATCCGGACCCTGAAGAAGGGCCAGGTGTACGCGGCCGAGGACAAGACCTCCGTGGACGAACGCCTCAGCATCCTGCTCAAAGGAAA aaTGAAAGTATCCTACAGGGGCCATTTCCTCCACAACATCTACACTAACGCCTTCATCGACTCCCCGGAGTTCAGATCAACCCAAGTGAACAGAGGGGAAAAGTTCCAG GTGACCATCATGGCGGAGGAGAACTGTAAGTTCCTGTGCTGGTCCAGGGAGAGACTCACCTACTTCCTGGAGTCTGACTCCTTCCTGAACGAGGTGTTCAAGTATCTCATAGGCAAAGACATCACCAACAAACTCTACTCTCTCAACGACCCAACACTCAGTGACAAG GCGGTGAAGCAGATGGATCGTCAGCCCAGCCTGTGCTCTCAGCTGTCCATGACGCAGATGAGAAACAGCCTGGCCAGCACCAGCGACACGGACGACGTGCTCAACCAGATCCTGAGAGGCGGCTCTGCTGGGTCCTCGCTCC AGAGATCTCCCGCCACCAAGGCCTCCGCGAAAATGAAACCCATcgaggaggacatggaggacGACGTCTTTGAGACGGATTGTTCCTCCAACTCCCGCTACATCCCCAGGACGGCCCCAGAGGAGGTGTAG